A window of the Citrus sinensis cultivar Valencia sweet orange chromosome 9, DVS_A1.0, whole genome shotgun sequence genome harbors these coding sequences:
- the LOC127899970 gene encoding F-box/kelch-repeat protein At5g42360-like: MSSNLAGLGAIIRDESGKVIAAAIKVSKFFGDVSFAEAEVMEWGMQIARDAHVRALIVESDAQGLALVAPSLSATGSQSLPVDFGVVSSGVVCNGIFYVYSETDKLARYDIERGFWIGIQTSPFPPRVIEYYPKLVSCSGRLFMLSVSWCEGDGQIGCRNKAVRKLWELDLMYLAWTEVSVHPDSPMDWNVAFVADINHIFGVEMFKIFGQVLDFLTVCDVSEKRMNWSHISRNHMAHELDATSCMTKSLAILHL, translated from the exons ATGAGCTCAAACCTTGCAGGGCTGGGAGCTATTATTAGAGATGAGAGCGGGAAGGTGATAGCAGCTGCAATTAAGGTCTCAAAATTCTTTGGAGATGTTTCTTTTGCTGAGGCAGAAGTCATGGAATGGGGCATGCAGATTGCTAGAGATGCACATGTACGAGCTTTGATTGTGGAATCAGATGCACAAGGACTG gcacttGTCGCACCAAGCCTTAGTGCGACAGGTTCCCAGAGTTTGCCAGTAGATTTTGGGGTTGTTTCTTCTGGAGTTGTTTGCAATGGGATATTTTATGTCTATTCTGAGACTGACAAACTGGCAAGATATGACATAGAAAGAGGCTTCTGGATTGGAATCCAAACCTCTCCATTTCCTCCCCGTGTTATTGAGTACTACCCAAAACTTGTATCCTGTAGTGGTCGTCTATTCATGCTTTCTGTCTCCTGGTGTGAAGGGGATGGTCAAATAGGCTGTAGAAACAAGGCAGTGAGAAAATTATGGGAGCTAGATCTCATGTACCTCGCCTGGACTGAGGTCTCTGTACATCCTGATTCTCCAATGGACTGGAATGTTGCATTTGTTGCAGACATAAACCATATATTTGGTGTCGAAATGTTTAAGATATTTGGTCAGGTGCTGGACTTCTTGACTGTATGTGACGTGTCAGAAAAGAGGATGAACTGGAGCCATATCTCAAGGAATCACATGGCTCATGAACTGGATGCTACTTCATGCATGACTAAATCATTGGCTATTTTACATCTGTAA